The Cynocephalus volans isolate mCynVol1 chromosome 2, mCynVol1.pri, whole genome shotgun sequence genome window below encodes:
- the LOC134370399 gene encoding LOW QUALITY PROTEIN: FGFR1 oncogene partner 2-like (The sequence of the model RefSeq protein was modified relative to this genomic sequence to represent the inferred CDS: substituted 1 base at 1 genomic stop codon) produces the protein MSCTIEKALADAKALVERLRDHDDAAESLIEQTTALNKRVEAMKQYQEEIQELNEVARHRPRSTLVMGIQQENRQIRELQQENKELRTSLEEHQSALELIMSKYREQMFRLLMASKKDDPGIIMKLKEQHSKVDMVHRNNSEGFFSDASRHILGAPQHGLERRHLEANHNEXQAHVDQITEMAAVMRKAIETDEQQGCKEQERIFQLEQENKGLREILQITRESFLNLRKDDASESTSLSALVTNSDLSLRKS, from the coding sequence ATGAGTTGCACAATTGAGAAGGCACTTGCTGATGCGAAAGCTCTTGTTGAAAGATTGAGAGATCACGATGATGCAGCAGAATCTCTGATTGAACAAACCACAGCTCTCAACAAGCGGGTAGAAGCCATGAAGCAGTATCAGGAAGAAATTCAAGAACTTAATGAAGTCGCAAGACATCGGCCACGGTCCACATTGGTTATGGGaatccagcaagaaaacagacaaattagAGAATTGCAACAAGAGAACAAAGAACTGCGTACATCCCTGGAAGAACATCAGTCCGCCTTGGAACTTATAATGAGCAAATATCGAGAACAGATGTTTAGATTGCTAATGGCGAGCAAAAAAGATGATCCGGGTATAATAATGAAGTTAAAAGAGCAGCACTCCAAGGTTGACATGGTACATCGTAACAACTCCGAAGGATTCTTCTCTGATGCATCGCGACACATCCTTGGAGCACCTCAACATGGACTGGAGAGGAGGCACTTGGAAGCAAATCATAATGAATGACAAGCACATGTTGACCAGATAACTGAAATGGCAGCAGTAATGAGGAAAGCCATTGAAACTGACGAACAACAGGGTTGCAAGGAACAGGAACGAATATTTCAACTTGAGCAAGAAAACAAAGGCTTGAGAGAGATCCTTCAAATAACTCGAGAATCATTTTTGAACCTTAGGAAAGATGATGCATCAGAAAGTACATCTTTGTCAGCATTAGTGACCAACAGTGACCTGAGTCTGAGGAAGAGCTGA